A window from Pseudomonas sp. MRSN 12121 encodes these proteins:
- a CDS encoding Zn-dependent hydrolase: protein MLKINGERLWASLMAMAEIGATARGGSCRLALSEEDKAGRELFAHWCTEAGLSLSVDPIGNLFARRPGSDPDAAPVMMGSHLDTQPEGGRFDGVYGVLAGLEVVRRLNDLRISTRKPLEIAVWTNEEGARFTPAMFGSAVFTGIMDLDTALAVRDAAGISVAEALHATGYAGTRPLGGAVDAYFEAHIEQGPILEDNAKSIGVVSGGQAIRWLDVQVEGQAAHAGTTPMSLRKDALYGAAQMILAIETLAADFAPEGLTTVGELSIAKSSRNTIPGLLQFTVDLRHHRDSAIAAMEQEVRARLDAIAAQRQLQVRISPHWISPATPFDAACVAAVQQAVDGLGYAQQSIVSGAGHDAIHLARFCPTAMVFIPCVNGLSHNEAEDALPEDVRQGADVLLNAVLARAGRSE from the coding sequence ATGTTGAAGATCAATGGTGAACGCCTGTGGGCGAGCCTGATGGCCATGGCCGAAATCGGCGCGACCGCCCGGGGCGGCAGCTGCCGCCTGGCCCTGAGCGAGGAGGACAAGGCCGGGCGCGAACTGTTCGCCCACTGGTGCACGGAGGCGGGGCTGAGCCTGAGCGTCGACCCCATCGGCAACCTGTTCGCCCGGCGCCCCGGCAGCGACCCCGACGCCGCGCCGGTGATGATGGGCAGCCACCTCGACACCCAGCCCGAAGGCGGGCGCTTCGATGGCGTGTACGGGGTGCTGGCCGGGCTGGAGGTGGTGCGCCGCCTCAATGACCTGCGGATCTCTACCCGCAAGCCGCTGGAGATCGCGGTATGGACCAACGAGGAGGGCGCGCGCTTCACCCCGGCGATGTTCGGCTCGGCGGTGTTCACCGGGATCATGGACCTGGACACGGCGCTGGCGGTGCGTGACGCCGCCGGCATCAGCGTCGCCGAGGCCCTGCATGCCACTGGCTACGCCGGTACGCGCCCGCTGGGCGGGGCGGTGGACGCCTACTTCGAGGCGCATATCGAGCAGGGGCCGATCCTCGAGGACAACGCCAAGAGCATCGGCGTGGTCAGCGGCGGCCAGGCGATCCGCTGGCTCGATGTGCAGGTCGAAGGCCAGGCGGCCCATGCCGGCACCACGCCGATGTCGCTGCGCAAGGATGCGCTGTACGGCGCCGCGCAGATGATCCTGGCCATCGAGACCCTGGCCGCGGACTTCGCTCCCGAGGGTCTGACCACGGTCGGTGAATTGAGCATCGCCAAGTCTTCGCGCAATACCATTCCCGGCCTGTTGCAGTTCACCGTCGACCTGCGCCACCACCGCGACAGCGCCATCGCCGCGATGGAACAGGAGGTGCGCGCGCGCCTGGACGCCATCGCTGCACAGCGCCAGTTGCAGGTGCGCATCAGCCCGCACTGGATCAGCCCGGCCACGCCCTTCGACGCCGCTTGCGTGGCGGCGGTGCAGCAGGCGGTGGATGGCCTGGGCTACGCTCAACAATCGATCGTCAGCGGCGCCGGGCATGACGCGATCCACCTGGCGCGGTTCTGCCCGACGGCCATGGTCTTCATTCCCTGCGTCAACGGCCTGAGCCATAACGAAGCCGAAGACGCCTTGCCCGAGGACGTGCGCCAGGGCGCCGACGTCTTGTTGAACGCCGTGCTGGCCCGTGCCGGCCGGTCCGAATAA
- a CDS encoding MFS transporter: protein MKPSASPQPRRAAAAAFIGTMIEWYDFYIYATAAALVFGALFFPSDDKLFSTMAAFGTFAVGFFARPLGGIVFGHIGDRIGRKKSLVITLLMMGVVTVCIGLLPTYAQIGAAAPVLLILLRIVQGIAVGGEWGGAVLMAGEHAPRGRRNFFASFAQLGSPAGLILSLLAFSAVTRLPEDELMSWGWRLPFLASALLLVVGLAIRLGVNESPEFIASREQAAKAARKEQAPVMQVLRSAWRPLLLCIGANTLGIAGVYFTNTFMIAYSTQQLGLPRSLILECLFVVAIIQFCIQPLAAWTAEKLGATRFLCLVSLLAMASPYPMFVLVSSGQAPLIILGIALAVVCMASFYAVIAGYVSGMFDTRVRYTAISLAYQVCGAVAGGLTPLIGTWLAHRFAGQWWPMALFYSLIAAVSLLCVLALARRHAAAHRLEMA, encoded by the coding sequence ATGAAGCCTTCCGCTTCGCCCCAGCCGCGCCGTGCGGCGGCCGCCGCCTTTATCGGCACCATGATCGAGTGGTACGACTTCTACATCTACGCCACCGCCGCGGCGCTGGTGTTCGGCGCCTTGTTCTTCCCCTCCGACGACAAGCTGTTCAGCACCATGGCGGCGTTCGGCACCTTCGCCGTGGGCTTCTTCGCCCGGCCATTGGGCGGCATCGTGTTCGGCCATATCGGCGACCGTATCGGGCGCAAGAAATCCCTGGTGATCACCCTGCTGATGATGGGCGTGGTCACGGTGTGCATCGGCCTGCTGCCGACCTATGCGCAGATCGGCGCGGCGGCGCCGGTGCTGCTGATCCTGCTGCGCATCGTCCAGGGCATCGCCGTGGGCGGCGAGTGGGGCGGGGCGGTGTTGATGGCCGGCGAGCATGCGCCCAGGGGGCGGCGCAACTTCTTCGCCTCCTTCGCCCAACTGGGTAGCCCGGCGGGCCTGATCCTGTCGTTGCTGGCGTTCAGCGCGGTCACCCGCCTGCCCGAGGACGAGCTGATGAGTTGGGGCTGGCGCCTGCCGTTCCTGGCCAGTGCTCTGTTGCTGGTGGTGGGCCTGGCGATTCGCCTGGGGGTCAACGAGTCGCCGGAATTCATCGCCAGCCGCGAACAGGCCGCCAAGGCCGCCCGCAAGGAGCAGGCGCCGGTGATGCAAGTGCTGCGCAGCGCCTGGCGGCCTCTGCTGCTGTGCATCGGCGCCAATACCCTGGGCATTGCCGGGGTGTACTTCACCAACACCTTCATGATCGCCTACAGCACCCAGCAGCTGGGCCTGCCGCGTTCGCTGATCCTGGAATGCCTGTTCGTGGTGGCGATCATCCAGTTCTGCATCCAGCCGCTGGCCGCCTGGACCGCCGAGAAGCTCGGCGCCACGCGTTTCCTGTGCCTGGTGTCGCTGCTGGCGATGGCTTCGCCGTACCCGATGTTCGTGCTGGTGAGCAGCGGCCAGGCGCCGCTGATCATCCTCGGCATCGCCCTGGCGGTGGTGTGCATGGCGTCTTTCTATGCGGTGATCGCCGGCTACGTCAGCGGCATGTTCGACACCCGCGTGCGCTATACCGCGATCTCCCTGGCCTATCAGGTCTGCGGTGCCGTGGCCGGTGGCCTGACGCCGCTGATCGGCACCTGGCTGGCGCACCGCTTCGCCGGCCAGTGGTGGCCGATGGCGCTGTTCTACAGCCTGATCGCGGCGGTGTCGTTGCTGTGCGTGCTGGCCCTGGCGCGCCGGCATGCCGCTGCCCACCGCCTGGAAATGGCCTGA
- a CDS encoding LysR family transcriptional regulator: MPNRLPDRLLNDRLDWNLLRTFRVIGQELSISRAAARLHLTQPAVSQALKRLEEQLGRQLIARRGPRFALTETGEQIFQLAGEIYGQMSQVGSLLQQPADEVIGKVRLLMISRIFSERFDDFLADFHRQHPRVDLEIEVMRSSDIVSALQEKTATLGLSLNRRPQPRLEQQLFLRQRYAFFCGKHHALFGRQNVAEGDLQRENFVSFTSDQIGGMLSPLTIFRDQQGFSGRLVASSPSLEEVRRLVIAGYGIGCLPEHVVAADVEAGLLWRLPPDDGIADVDIHLLWNREQRLSRAETLFLEALRACLNAQ; the protein is encoded by the coding sequence ATGCCCAATCGCTTGCCCGACCGTCTGCTCAACGACCGCCTGGACTGGAACCTGCTGCGCACCTTCAGGGTCATCGGCCAGGAACTGAGCATCAGCCGTGCCGCCGCGCGCCTGCACCTGACCCAGCCCGCGGTGAGCCAGGCCCTCAAGCGCCTGGAGGAGCAACTGGGCCGACAGCTGATTGCCCGGCGCGGACCGCGCTTCGCCCTGACCGAAACCGGCGAGCAGATCTTCCAGCTGGCCGGGGAGATCTATGGGCAGATGTCCCAGGTCGGCAGCCTGTTGCAACAGCCGGCCGACGAGGTGATCGGCAAGGTGCGCCTGCTGATGATCAGCCGGATCTTTTCCGAGCGTTTCGACGACTTCCTCGCCGACTTCCATCGCCAGCATCCGCGGGTCGACCTGGAGATCGAGGTGATGCGCAGCTCGGACATCGTTAGCGCCTTGCAGGAAAAGACCGCGACCCTCGGCCTGAGCCTCAACCGCCGGCCGCAGCCGCGCCTGGAACAGCAGTTGTTCCTGCGCCAGCGCTATGCGTTTTTCTGCGGCAAGCACCATGCCCTGTTCGGCCGGCAGAACGTGGCCGAGGGCGACTTGCAGCGGGAGAACTTCGTCAGTTTCACCAGCGACCAGATCGGCGGCATGCTCTCGCCGCTGACTATCTTCCGCGACCAGCAGGGGTTCAGCGGGCGTCTGGTCGCCTCGTCGCCGAGCCTGGAAGAAGTCCGCCGCCTGGTAATCGCCGGCTACGGCATCGGCTGCCTGCCCGAGCATGTAGTGGCGGCCGACGTCGAGGCCGGGCTGCTCTGGCGCCTGCCGCCCGACGATGGCATCGCCGACGTCGATATCCACCTGCTGTGGAACCGCGAACAGCGCCTGAGCCGCGCCGAAACCCTCTTTCTCGAAGCCTTGCGGGCCTGCCTGAACGCTCAGTAA
- a CDS encoding glyoxylate/hydroxypyruvate reductase A translates to MSIVVLLSRDSLLLTQLQAAFARCAPQVQAVLADDPRALQARVAACWFPPAGSLGYLPGLQVIHSVAAGIDHLEHDPSCPDLPVCRVVDPGHRQGMTEYLRWAVIHYHRGFDRVLEQQREGLWERPLQRPARQFRVGVMGLGSLGGAIALDLAEAGYEVRGWARSAKRLAQVQTFVGPRELEPFLDGVELLINLLPLTVETRGILGRNTFSRLARGAALVNVGRGAHLDLDDLRQALASGQLRGALLDVFEQEPLPAGHPLWTTPGVSITPHMASAASHDCIAEQVADNLRRLHAGERLLNEVDRAQGY, encoded by the coding sequence ATGAGTATCGTGGTGTTGCTGTCCCGCGACAGCCTGTTGCTCACACAACTGCAGGCCGCTTTCGCCCGCTGCGCTCCCCAGGTGCAGGCGGTGCTGGCCGACGACCCGCGGGCGCTCCAGGCGCGGGTCGCGGCGTGCTGGTTTCCACCGGCCGGCAGCCTGGGGTACTTGCCCGGGCTGCAAGTGATCCACTCGGTGGCGGCGGGCATCGACCACCTGGAACACGACCCTTCCTGCCCGGACCTGCCCGTGTGCCGGGTGGTGGATCCGGGGCACCGCCAGGGCATGACTGAGTACCTGCGCTGGGCGGTGATCCACTATCACCGCGGCTTCGACCGGGTGCTGGAACAGCAGCGCGAAGGTCTCTGGGAGCGCCCGTTGCAACGGCCGGCGCGGCAGTTCCGGGTCGGGGTCATGGGCCTGGGCTCGCTGGGCGGCGCCATCGCCCTCGACCTGGCCGAGGCCGGCTACGAGGTGCGCGGCTGGGCCCGCAGCGCCAAGCGCCTGGCGCAGGTGCAGACCTTTGTCGGGCCGCGGGAACTGGAGCCGTTTCTCGACGGCGTGGAGCTGTTGATCAACCTGCTGCCGCTGACCGTCGAGACCCGCGGCATTCTCGGGCGAAACACCTTCTCCCGGCTGGCCCGCGGCGCGGCGCTGGTCAATGTCGGGCGAGGCGCCCACCTCGACCTCGACGACTTGCGCCAGGCCCTGGCCAGCGGCCAGTTGCGCGGCGCCCTGCTCGATGTGTTCGAGCAGGAGCCCTTGCCGGCCGGGCATCCGTTGTGGACCACGCCCGGGGTCAGCATCACCCCGCACATGGCGTCGGCGGCCTCCCACGACTGCATCGCCGAGCAGGTGGCGGACAACCTGCGGCGCCTGCACGCCGGTGAGCGCCTGTTGAACGAGGTGGACCGGGCCCAGGGTTACTGA
- a CDS encoding class II aldolase/adducin family protein has product MSKPEHMSPIEWQARCELAALYRLVAHFRMTDLIDTHITLRIPGPEHHFLINRYGVIFDRMRASDLVRIDQEGRVVDPHYAGHRVNAAGFVIHSAIHMARPDLNCVIHTHTAAGMAVAAQKQGLLPISQHALKFYGKLAYHTYEGIALSLDERERLIADLGPHKAMILRNHGLLVGGASVAHAFQEIHFLERACQAQVQALAGGCQLNYPSPEVCAHTAEQFERDDADHIIELAWEAALTLIESQRESYLS; this is encoded by the coding sequence GTGAGCAAACCCGAGCATATGAGCCCCATCGAATGGCAAGCCCGCTGCGAACTGGCGGCCCTGTACCGACTGGTCGCGCACTTTCGCATGACCGACCTGATCGACACCCACATCACCCTGCGCATTCCCGGGCCGGAGCATCATTTCCTGATCAACCGCTACGGGGTCATCTTCGATCGCATGCGCGCCAGCGACCTGGTGCGCATCGACCAGGAGGGGCGCGTCGTCGATCCGCACTACGCCGGGCACCGGGTGAACGCCGCGGGGTTCGTGATCCATTCGGCGATCCACATGGCCCGCCCCGACCTCAACTGCGTGATCCACACCCACACCGCCGCCGGCATGGCGGTGGCCGCGCAGAAGCAGGGGCTGCTGCCGATCAGCCAGCACGCGCTGAAGTTCTACGGCAAGCTGGCGTACCACACCTATGAAGGCATCGCCCTGTCGCTGGATGAGCGTGAGCGCCTGATCGCCGACCTCGGCCCACACAAGGCGATGATCCTGCGCAACCACGGCCTGCTGGTGGGCGGTGCCAGCGTTGCCCACGCCTTCCAGGAAATCCATTTCCTCGAGCGTGCCTGCCAGGCCCAGGTCCAGGCGCTGGCCGGCGGTTGCCAGCTGAACTACCCGTCGCCGGAGGTCTGCGCCCACACCGCCGAACAGTTCGAGCGCGACGATGCCGACCACATCATCGAACTGGCCTGGGAGGCTGCCCTGACTCTGATCGAGTCCCAGCGCGAGTCCTACCTGTCATGA
- a CDS encoding MFS transporter, producing the protein MHTTSQPRRAAAAAFIGTTIEFYDFYIYATAAALVLGQVFFPSSDPVMSTLAAFGSFAVGFIARPMAGMVFGHLGDRLGRKKMLLVTMALMGLATTGIGLLPSYASVGIWAPVSLIVLRIVQGISVGGEWGGAVLMASEHAPARRKTFYASFAQLGSPAGLLLALIAFRLVTSLDPQDFLDWGWRLPFLASGVLMMFGLMIRSGVHESPEFAKARDNHETARYPVLEVLRSCWKQILFAAAAVTIGSAGFFFTNTFMITYVTQYQGISRATILDCLFLVTVIQLLSQPVSALLAERIGEGRFLRLVALLCMVTPYPMFLLVGTRDILLMTLGIALAVVILSALYAVIAGYMTEAFPVHLRYSGISIAYQLACAVAGGSTPLIGTLLASKFSGQWLPLAVFFSLLSALSLIGVCGLARLRANPTVHHAGKEVYS; encoded by the coding sequence ATGCACACCACCTCTCAGCCGCGCCGAGCCGCGGCGGCGGCCTTCATTGGCACGACCATCGAATTCTACGACTTCTACATCTATGCCACGGCGGCGGCGCTGGTCCTCGGGCAGGTGTTCTTTCCCAGCAGCGATCCGGTGATGAGCACCCTGGCGGCCTTCGGCAGCTTTGCCGTGGGCTTTATCGCCCGCCCCATGGCCGGCATGGTCTTCGGCCACCTGGGCGATCGCCTCGGGCGCAAGAAAATGCTGCTGGTGACCATGGCGCTGATGGGCCTGGCCACCACCGGCATCGGCCTGCTGCCCAGCTATGCCAGCGTCGGCATCTGGGCGCCCGTCAGCCTGATCGTGCTGCGCATCGTCCAGGGCATTTCCGTGGGCGGCGAGTGGGGCGGGGCGGTGCTGATGGCCAGCGAGCACGCCCCGGCCAGGCGCAAGACTTTCTACGCCTCGTTCGCCCAGCTCGGCAGCCCGGCCGGCCTGCTGCTGGCGTTGATCGCCTTCCGCCTGGTGACCAGCCTGGACCCGCAGGACTTCCTCGACTGGGGCTGGCGCCTGCCGTTCCTCGCCAGCGGCGTGCTGATGATGTTCGGCCTGATGATCCGCTCCGGCGTGCATGAGTCGCCGGAGTTCGCCAAGGCCCGGGACAACCACGAGACCGCCAGGTACCCGGTGCTGGAGGTGCTGCGCAGCTGCTGGAAACAGATCCTGTTCGCCGCCGCCGCGGTGACCATCGGCTCGGCCGGCTTCTTCTTCACCAACACCTTCATGATCACCTACGTGACCCAGTACCAGGGCATTTCCCGGGCGACCATTCTCGATTGCCTGTTCCTGGTGACGGTCATCCAGTTGCTGTCCCAGCCGGTCTCCGCGCTGCTCGCCGAGCGGATCGGTGAAGGGCGTTTCCTCAGGCTGGTGGCGCTGCTGTGCATGGTCACGCCGTACCCGATGTTCCTGCTGGTCGGGACCCGGGACATCCTGCTGATGACCCTCGGCATCGCCCTGGCGGTGGTGATCCTTTCGGCGCTGTACGCGGTGATCGCCGGCTACATGACCGAGGCCTTCCCGGTGCACCTGCGCTATTCGGGGATTTCCATCGCCTATCAACTGGCCTGCGCGGTCGCCGGCGGCAGCACGCCGCTGATCGGCACCTTGCTGGCCAGCAAGTTTTCCGGGCAGTGGCTGCCGCTGGCGGTGTTCTTCAGCCTGCTCTCGGCCCTGTCGCTGATCGGCGTGTGCGGCCTGGCCCGGCTGCGCGCCAACCCAACTGTCCATCACGCTGGCAAAGAGGTGTATTCGTGA
- a CDS encoding LysR family transcriptional regulator — protein sequence MPAPHSASNPWVGRRFLNDRLDWNLLRTYLVIGQEGSMSRAAARLHITQSAVSQALKRLEEQLDCVLIARGGRRFELTESGEEVLRIATDIYGDISRLGTVLESRNDDVVGKIRILTVSGVQAPHYDEFLADFHASHPKIELEVEVMGSSDIISSLLQKTATLGVGLCRLPQPRLEQRVLFRERYAYFCGQRHRLFGQRGLSLQQLATENFVSFTSDQLGGNLSPLTLFRDQQGFTGKIVASSTSFEEIYRLVCAGFGIGCLPIHLVRRDVEQGLLWRLPPDDGVVDFDIQLLWHREQKMSQAETLFLDSIQHMLSIREQVPDSLMFK from the coding sequence ATGCCCGCACCGCACTCCGCCTCCAACCCCTGGGTCGGCCGGCGTTTCCTCAACGACCGCCTGGACTGGAACCTGCTGCGCACCTACCTGGTGATCGGCCAGGAAGGCAGCATGAGCCGCGCCGCCGCGCGCCTGCACATCACCCAGTCGGCGGTCAGCCAGGCGCTCAAGCGCCTCGAGGAGCAACTCGACTGTGTGCTGATCGCGCGGGGTGGCCGGCGCTTCGAATTGACGGAGAGCGGCGAGGAAGTGCTGCGCATCGCCACCGATATCTACGGCGATATCTCGCGCCTGGGCACGGTGCTGGAAAGCCGCAACGACGACGTGGTGGGCAAGATCCGCATCCTCACCGTCAGCGGCGTGCAGGCGCCGCATTACGACGAATTCCTCGCCGACTTCCATGCCAGCCACCCGAAGATCGAGCTGGAAGTCGAGGTGATGGGCAGCTCGGACATCATCAGTTCGTTGCTGCAAAAGACCGCGACCCTCGGGGTCGGGCTGTGCCGCCTGCCGCAGCCGCGGCTGGAGCAGCGGGTGCTGTTTCGCGAGCGCTATGCCTATTTCTGCGGCCAGCGCCACCGCCTGTTCGGCCAGCGGGGCCTGAGCCTGCAACAGTTGGCGACGGAGAACTTCGTCAGCTTCACCAGCGACCAGTTGGGCGGCAACCTGTCACCCTTGACGCTGTTTCGCGACCAGCAGGGTTTCACCGGCAAGATCGTCGCCTCCTCCACCAGCTTCGAAGAGATCTATCGGCTGGTCTGCGCCGGGTTCGGCATCGGCTGCCTGCCGATCCACCTGGTGCGGCGCGATGTCGAGCAAGGGCTGCTCTGGCGCCTGCCGCCGGACGACGGCGTGGTGGATTTCGATATCCAGTTGCTATGGCACCGGGAACAGAAGATGAGCCAGGCCGAAACCCTGTTCCTGGACAGCATCCAGCACATGCTCAGCATCCGTGAGCAGGTGCCGGACAGCCTGATGTTCAAGTGA
- the mrdA gene encoding penicillin-binding protein 2, whose protein sequence is MPEPIPIKDHEKETRLVNKRLLACALLVVAITCTLIGRLYFLQVVEYDYHSTVSENNRVHVLPITPTRGLIYDRNGVLLADNRPSFNLTVTRERTTDLKGELDQVVSLLHLPAEDRALFDKALKQARHPFVPVTLFYELTEEQIAVLAVNEYRLPGLEVEAQFVRHYPMGAHFAHSIGYVGRINEKEAKTLDTVEYRGTQSIGKTGIEKFYEPELHGHVGYEEVETNAQGRVMRVLKHTDPVPGKNIVLSLDAKLQEAAEQALGDRRGAVVAIDPQTGEVLAMVSKPSYDPNLFVTGISFKEYTALRDSIDRPLFNRVLRGLYAPGSTIKPEVAIAGLDSGVVNASTRVFDPGYYQLPDVDHKYRNWNHSGDGWVDLDAAIMRSNDTYFYDLAHKLGIDRLHDYLAMFGLGERVSLDMLEEAPGLMPSQAWKRATRRQPWFPGETVILGIGQGYMQVTPLQLAQATTLIANKGIWNRPHLAKTVDGQPPVDAHPMPNIQLKDAVDWDLVSHGMQMVMHAPRGTARDAAAGAQYRIAGKSGTAQVVAIKQGERYDRLKTRERHRDNALFVGFAPAEHPQIVVAVMIENGEAGGRVAGPVVRQVMDAWLLDPQGHLKPQYASPAKVPAVPHV, encoded by the coding sequence AAGAAACGCGGCTGGTCAATAAAAGGCTGCTGGCCTGTGCGCTGCTGGTGGTCGCTATCACCTGCACCCTGATCGGGCGCCTGTACTTCCTGCAGGTGGTCGAGTACGACTACCACTCGACCGTCTCTGAAAACAATCGCGTGCATGTATTGCCCATCACCCCGACCCGCGGCCTGATCTACGACCGCAATGGGGTGCTGCTGGCCGATAACCGTCCCAGTTTCAACCTGACCGTGACCCGCGAGCGCACCACCGACTTGAAAGGCGAGCTGGATCAGGTGGTCAGCCTGCTGCATCTGCCCGCCGAAGACCGCGCCCTGTTCGACAAGGCGCTGAAGCAGGCGCGCCATCCCTTCGTGCCGGTCACCCTGTTCTATGAGCTGACCGAGGAGCAGATCGCCGTACTGGCGGTCAACGAGTACCGCTTGCCGGGGCTGGAGGTCGAGGCGCAGTTCGTGCGGCACTACCCGATGGGCGCGCACTTTGCCCATTCCATCGGCTATGTCGGGCGAATCAACGAGAAGGAAGCCAAGACCCTGGACACGGTGGAATACCGTGGCACCCAGTCGATCGGCAAGACCGGGATCGAGAAGTTCTACGAGCCCGAGCTGCATGGCCATGTCGGCTACGAAGAGGTGGAGACCAACGCCCAGGGCCGGGTCATGCGGGTGCTCAAGCACACCGATCCGGTCCCGGGGAAAAACATCGTGCTCAGCCTCGACGCGAAGTTGCAGGAGGCGGCCGAACAGGCCCTGGGCGATCGCCGTGGGGCCGTGGTGGCGATCGATCCGCAGACCGGCGAAGTGCTGGCCATGGTCAGCAAGCCGAGCTACGACCCGAACCTGTTCGTCACCGGTATCAGCTTCAAGGAATACACCGCGCTACGCGATTCCATCGACCGGCCGCTGTTCAACCGCGTGCTGCGCGGCCTGTATGCGCCCGGGTCGACCATCAAGCCGGAGGTGGCGATCGCCGGGCTCGACTCCGGGGTCGTCAACGCTTCGACCCGGGTGTTCGATCCGGGGTACTACCAGTTGCCGGACGTCGACCACAAGTACCGCAACTGGAACCACAGCGGTGACGGCTGGGTCGACCTGGACGCGGCGATCATGCGTTCCAACGACACCTACTTCTACGACCTGGCGCACAAGCTGGGCATCGATCGCCTGCATGATTACCTGGCAATGTTCGGCCTGGGCGAGCGGGTTTCCCTGGACATGCTCGAAGAGGCGCCCGGGCTGATGCCGTCCCAGGCCTGGAAACGCGCCACGCGCCGCCAGCCCTGGTTCCCCGGCGAGACGGTGATCCTCGGCATCGGCCAGGGCTATATGCAGGTCACGCCGTTGCAACTGGCCCAGGCCACCACGCTGATCGCCAACAAGGGCATCTGGAATCGCCCGCACCTGGCCAAGACTGTGGACGGCCAGCCGCCGGTGGATGCGCACCCGATGCCGAACATCCAGCTCAAGGACGCGGTCGACTGGGACCTGGTCAGCCACGGTATGCAGATGGTGATGCACGCGCCGCGAGGCACGGCGCGCGACGCGGCGGCCGGCGCGCAGTACCGCATCGCCGGCAAGAGTGGTACGGCGCAGGTGGTGGCGATCAAGCAGGGCGAGCGTTACGACCGGCTCAAGACCCGCGAGCGTCATCGTGACAATGCCTTGTTCGTCGGCTTCGCCCCGGCCGAGCACCCGCAGATCGTGGTGGCGGTGATGATCGAGAACGGCGAGGCCGGTGGCCGCGTGGCGGGGCCTGTGGTGCGCCAGGTCATGGACGCCTGGCTGCTGGACCCGCAGGGCCACCTGAAGCCGCAATACGCCAGCCCGGCCAAGGTGCCGGCCGTGCCCCACGTCTGA